A portion of the Sulfuriferula sp. AH1 genome contains these proteins:
- a CDS encoding c-type cytochrome: protein MKNQKKDTAKRIVRMLGLAILSAGILTLSGCGKKSEAAREVAIAEGKALVEKGRGAVPACVACHGANGEGVEAAGYPRLAGLNSGYIEKQLKDLGRKLPPAGVVIESVAKDYSKTPRIYSDLTVFSPGLRHDEVMSSIAKKLSASDIHNVAAYYSSLPFQAKPVAADYEVLERGQDLALRGKPEYGLPACVSCHAPDGEGFGADFPPLAGQPAAYIVNQINKWQSGDRDNDNLGLMRAVADQLTDADKLNVAAYYANRSLTVKGK, encoded by the coding sequence ATGAAAAATCAGAAAAAAGATACGGCCAAACGAATAGTACGGATGTTAGGCCTGGCGATTTTGAGTGCGGGAATATTAACGTTATCGGGTTGCGGCAAGAAATCCGAAGCAGCTCGGGAAGTGGCCATCGCTGAAGGTAAAGCGCTGGTTGAAAAGGGACGTGGTGCAGTACCGGCCTGCGTGGCATGCCATGGTGCCAATGGCGAAGGTGTCGAGGCCGCAGGCTATCCGCGCCTGGCAGGTCTTAATTCCGGTTATATCGAAAAACAGCTAAAAGATCTGGGACGCAAGTTGCCTCCTGCCGGCGTGGTGATCGAATCGGTTGCGAAAGACTATAGTAAAACCCCCCGTATCTATTCTGACTTGACGGTGTTCAGTCCCGGCTTGCGCCATGATGAGGTGATGAGTTCCATTGCCAAGAAGTTGAGTGCGTCAGATATTCATAATGTTGCTGCGTATTACAGTAGCCTGCCGTTCCAGGCTAAACCGGTGGCTGCTGATTATGAAGTTCTGGAACGTGGTCAGGATTTGGCATTGCGCGGCAAGCCGGAATATGGCTTGCCGGCCTGTGTTTCATGCCATGCGCCTGATGGGGAAGGCTTCGGTGCCGATTTTCCTCCTTTGGCTGGTCAACCGGCTGCCTATATTGTGAATCAGATTAATAAATGGCAAAGCGGCGATCGTGACAACGATAATCTCGGCTTGATGCGCGCTGTCGCTGACCAATTGACCGATGCGGATAAATTGAATGTGGCAGCCTATTATGCAAATCGCTCGTTGACGGTTAAAGGGAAATAA
- a CDS encoding c-type cytochrome, producing MSLSRMHKYLLAAGAIFGIAFGSWVIADSDTEDGDDLPTLDSIEVRASMQQPKLTLPNELTVVPVVKPGEYFVPPRLEDLTESKYADEVRLGRNIFVHTQQYAKRYVGNGLNCSSCHLQEGRKPHAAPLWAAYPMYPMYRDKSRQVVSFQERLQDCFRFSLNGIAPTLDSREIEALTVYAQWLSTGIPMGTIMSGRGFARIDKSEDPSPFNGAIVYKNYCASCHGDDLMGKKFTNRDGYMFPPLAGPDSYNKGAGMHKVKTCASFVKANMPLGKPFTLNDDEALEVCVHMFIQDRPWDPRKGMFMSIFMPVTEG from the coding sequence ATGAGTTTATCTCGCATGCACAAATATCTTCTCGCTGCGGGTGCGATATTCGGTATTGCTTTCGGTAGCTGGGTGATTGCTGATTCGGATACCGAAGACGGGGATGATTTGCCGACTTTGGACAGTATTGAAGTTCGCGCCAGTATGCAGCAGCCGAAACTGACGTTGCCGAATGAATTGACGGTGGTGCCTGTAGTAAAGCCTGGGGAATATTTCGTACCGCCGCGACTGGAAGATTTGACTGAGAGCAAATATGCCGATGAAGTTCGGCTCGGCCGTAACATTTTTGTGCATACCCAGCAATACGCCAAACGTTATGTAGGCAATGGATTGAATTGCAGCAGCTGTCACTTGCAGGAAGGGCGTAAACCGCATGCGGCACCATTGTGGGCAGCCTATCCAATGTACCCGATGTATCGGGATAAAAGCCGGCAGGTGGTGTCTTTCCAGGAGCGCTTGCAGGATTGTTTCCGTTTCAGCCTGAATGGGATTGCGCCCACGCTCGATTCTCGCGAAATTGAAGCGCTGACGGTATATGCGCAGTGGTTGTCTACCGGAATTCCCATGGGGACGATCATGTCCGGGCGAGGGTTTGCCCGCATCGATAAATCGGAAGATCCATCGCCGTTCAACGGTGCGATTGTTTACAAGAATTATTGCGCCAGTTGTCATGGCGATGATTTGATGGGCAAGAAATTTACCAACCGGGACGGTTACATGTTCCCGCCTTTGGCAGGCCCGGATAGTTATAACAAGGGTGCGGGCATGCACAAGGTTAAAACCTGTGCGAGTTTTGTGAAGGCGAATATGCCGTTAGGCAAACCCTTTACCCTGAATGATGATGAGGCGCTTGAGGTATGTGTGCATATGTTTATCCAGGATAGGCCCTGGGATCCGCGTAAAGGAATGTTCATGAGTATATTTATGCCTGTGACGGAGGGTTGA
- a CDS encoding DsrE family protein, with the protein MKIKFWLMAVVLSLASLSAVAAEQVKHRLLIQVSEDSIERLMAALNAAKFVQAQYGAPNVEIEIVVFGPGVQTLKYYAPKPVPDRVKQEKYNGIRILVCDYSMRAAKLRPSDMLREVSYVPSGVVEIMEKEQLGWSYIRP; encoded by the coding sequence GTGAAAATTAAATTCTGGTTAATGGCGGTGGTTTTATCGTTGGCAAGTTTGAGCGCAGTTGCGGCTGAACAGGTGAAACATCGATTATTGATACAAGTGAGTGAAGATAGCATCGAGCGTTTGATGGCCGCATTAAATGCTGCCAAATTTGTACAGGCTCAATATGGGGCACCCAATGTTGAAATCGAGATTGTCGTGTTCGGTCCGGGTGTGCAAACCCTGAAATATTATGCCCCGAAACCTGTTCCAGATCGCGTTAAGCAGGAAAAGTACAATGGTATCCGCATACTGGTATGTGATTATTCGATGCGCGCCGCCAAATTGCGCCCATCCGACATGCTGCGCGAGGTCAGCTATGTGCCTTCCGGCGTAGTCGAGATCATGGAAAAGGAACAGCTGGGCTGGTCTTATATTCGTCCCTGA
- a CDS encoding SulP family inorganic anion transporter — MINRIRHSAKIRNALFPFMLWIPLLDKATVRNDIVAGITAGVLILPQAIALATLAGLPPEYGLYTAIFPVMITALYGSSWHSLSGPNTALAVLTAMTIAPFANIGTPDYVQYAITLTFMAGVLQLAFGFLRLGVVFNYFSHTVMVAIVTAVGIIIVIQQVGNFMGVIMNLNESLDEVVYQIILAIPRANIYAVMVGIITVASGLIIKRMRPKWPHYIMAVAIGMLAAWVIGMWVGSATAHIDMLGYMSFSAMPFSHPDFSPEDFGPFSNFAFPAAIGMAVLGLMQSSVIARSMAAKSGQQGLDINQEVVGQGLSNVVGSFLSCFPSCGSFNRSAANLEAGARTPLVGLISALALALLVFIAAPVIAYLPVPVMAGVLFLVGAALIKIKDIRHLLAIKDGGRIVFLLVLAVTLGSGLDDGVYLGIFLSIAGYLRSVSKPSLELLFEQEKSYYLSDGMVADDTTAIAISGSLFFGSGHNIERAFINVSKDDHRKANLIVIAEYATGIDVPSAELIAQEARRRQANGYRLTLWVRPSALVDPQVTKILEKALGSENIFCSGRAKKSMAVTGLIAPIARNKLV; from the coding sequence ATGATAAATCGGATCCGTCATTCGGCGAAAATTCGTAATGCGTTATTCCCGTTTATGCTGTGGATACCACTGCTGGACAAGGCAACTGTACGAAATGACATTGTGGCAGGCATTACCGCGGGGGTGTTGATTCTGCCGCAGGCAATCGCATTGGCAACACTGGCAGGATTGCCGCCTGAATACGGTTTATACACTGCCATTTTCCCGGTCATGATTACCGCGCTATATGGCTCGTCCTGGCATTCCCTGTCGGGTCCGAATACCGCACTGGCTGTATTAACTGCGATGACGATCGCACCATTTGCCAATATCGGCACCCCTGATTACGTGCAATATGCCATTACTCTGACGTTTATGGCCGGTGTATTGCAACTGGCTTTCGGTTTTTTACGTCTGGGTGTGGTATTCAACTATTTCTCACATACGGTGATGGTCGCCATCGTTACGGCGGTCGGCATCATTATTGTCATACAGCAAGTAGGGAATTTCATGGGCGTGATCATGAACCTCAACGAATCGCTGGATGAAGTGGTTTACCAGATTATTCTGGCGATTCCGCGGGCTAACATATATGCAGTGATGGTCGGTATTATCACTGTGGCATCCGGGCTGATTATTAAGCGCATGCGTCCAAAATGGCCGCATTACATCATGGCTGTGGCGATAGGCATGCTGGCTGCCTGGGTGATAGGGATGTGGGTTGGCAGTGCAACAGCGCATATCGATATGCTGGGTTATATGAGTTTTTCTGCCATGCCTTTTTCCCATCCTGACTTCTCGCCGGAAGATTTTGGCCCGTTCTCGAACTTTGCATTTCCTGCCGCTATCGGTATGGCCGTGCTGGGTTTGATGCAATCGTCTGTGATAGCGCGTTCCATGGCGGCAAAGTCAGGTCAGCAAGGTCTGGACATTAATCAGGAAGTCGTGGGGCAGGGGCTATCCAATGTGGTCGGCAGCTTCCTGTCGTGTTTCCCCAGTTGCGGATCGTTCAATCGTAGCGCGGCCAACCTTGAGGCTGGCGCGCGCACTCCACTGGTGGGGTTGATATCCGCATTAGCGTTGGCGCTGCTGGTATTTATCGCGGCCCCGGTGATCGCCTATCTGCCCGTACCGGTAATGGCCGGTGTGCTGTTTCTGGTGGGGGCGGCGCTGATTAAAATAAAAGACATACGCCATTTATTGGCCATCAAGGACGGCGGTCGTATCGTATTCCTGCTGGTATTGGCGGTGACTCTGGGAAGCGGCCTGGATGACGGCGTGTATCTAGGCATATTTCTGTCAATCGCAGGGTATTTACGCAGTGTTTCCAAGCCCTCACTGGAATTGCTGTTTGAACAGGAGAAATCCTATTATTTATCCGACGGAATGGTTGCAGATGATACAACGGCGATTGCCATCTCCGGCAGCCTGTTCTTCGGTTCCGGTCACAATATCGAGCGTGCATTTATCAATGTGTCGAAAGACGACCATCGCAAAGCAAATCTGATTGTCATTGCCGAATATGCAACAGGTATCGACGTACCCTCCGCGGAACTGATTGCACAGGAAGCGCGTCGCCGACAGGCCAATGGCTACCGGCTGACGCTATGGGTACGCCCTTCTGCACTGGTTGATCCGCAGGTAACCAAGATATTGGAGAAGGCCTTGGGCAGCGAGAATATCTTTTGCAGCGGACGTGCCAAGAAGAGTATGGCAGTCACAGGCCTTATTGCGCCGATTGCCCGTAATAAATTGGTTTAA
- a CDS encoding bifunctional UDP-sugar hydrolase/5'-nucleotidase, with product MLKLANGFVLAVTVLCTLVLIQPSSATEPDLAKSSVTKTITFIHLNDLHAHLTTHPDLVRYGDKDKLEQRGGIARLATLIKRLRKQYPDSVLMNVGDAFHGGVEALFTNGNAIIDPVNALGVDVGVVGNWDYAYGPIVTRSRYGSLKSRGWFTDGKIKRPNYPNLAANLKISLPFFRRGDYLMPPTMTKAINGVQVGFIGITSDIVPRMHPMLAFGLNFLDYNTQQYTDLIEKHATELRQNGAQIVVVMSELGVQKDYSLANHIAPNLVDVFFSAHTHEVVRKPLTSSSGALVVESGGGGGYLGQMNITVHGGHVIRRDWHLFDVDTKIPEDAAMKTLVAAARAPFLGNQVNVKLPSMAVDMRLTQSIDTVVGYTGLPLDRRNALESTFNDVMADVMRKIGKTQIAITPGFRFDSPIVAAGTLLEDNTIANGAITLEDVYRYFPVPYLIAMGSIRGDKLRQAIEQNLTSVFSTDMSAQGGGWADGWSGLKIKLDLAHANGNRIVDLQLKDEGRALIPDEMVTVTGCSRPFDTKADTTLCSYDGFESVDVLTNPATRKEWTAIDLFVYGLQNGLIDKQVRHDIEDVHHTKMWPQNEFVQPLRGVGEGGE from the coding sequence ATGTTAAAACTGGCTAACGGATTCGTGCTGGCTGTTACAGTACTGTGTACATTGGTGCTAATTCAGCCATCGAGTGCGACTGAGCCTGATTTGGCTAAAAGCTCCGTTACCAAAACGATTACATTCATTCACCTTAATGATCTGCATGCGCATCTGACCACGCATCCCGATCTGGTGCGCTATGGGGACAAAGACAAACTGGAACAGCGCGGCGGCATAGCCAGACTGGCTACTTTAATCAAGCGCTTACGCAAACAGTATCCGGATAGCGTTTTGATGAATGTGGGCGATGCGTTCCATGGCGGAGTAGAGGCGCTGTTTACCAACGGAAACGCCATCATTGATCCGGTAAATGCTTTAGGGGTCGATGTGGGTGTAGTCGGAAATTGGGATTATGCGTATGGTCCGATCGTGACACGCTCGCGCTACGGCTCATTGAAATCCCGAGGCTGGTTCACCGACGGCAAGATAAAACGGCCGAATTATCCGAATTTGGCCGCTAATTTGAAAATCTCCCTGCCGTTCTTTCGTCGTGGAGATTATCTGATGCCACCGACGATGACCAAGGCGATAAATGGAGTGCAAGTCGGTTTTATCGGTATTACTTCCGATATTGTGCCGCGCATGCACCCCATGCTTGCCTTCGGTCTGAATTTTCTTGATTACAACACTCAGCAATATACCGATTTAATCGAAAAGCATGCAACCGAATTGCGCCAGAACGGTGCGCAAATCGTGGTGGTAATGAGTGAGCTGGGCGTACAGAAGGATTACTCACTGGCTAATCACATTGCACCGAATTTAGTCGATGTCTTTTTCTCGGCGCATACGCATGAAGTTGTGCGTAAACCGCTTACCTCGAGCAGCGGTGCCCTGGTCGTGGAGTCCGGAGGTGGTGGAGGATATTTGGGACAAATGAATATTACCGTCCATGGTGGGCACGTGATTCGTCGGGATTGGCATTTGTTCGATGTGGATACGAAAATCCCCGAAGACGCTGCAATGAAAACATTGGTAGCTGCTGCGCGCGCACCATTTTTGGGTAATCAGGTAAATGTGAAATTGCCGAGTATGGCAGTCGATATGCGTCTGACTCAATCCATTGATACTGTCGTAGGTTATACCGGTCTCCCTCTGGACAGGCGTAATGCATTGGAAAGTACATTTAACGACGTCATGGCAGACGTCATGCGCAAAATCGGCAAGACACAAATAGCCATTACTCCCGGATTCCGGTTCGACAGTCCGATTGTCGCGGCAGGGACTTTGCTTGAAGACAATACCATCGCCAACGGCGCGATTACGCTTGAAGACGTCTACCGCTATTTCCCGGTACCTTATCTGATTGCTATGGGTTCGATACGTGGCGACAAACTGCGTCAGGCGATAGAACAGAATCTGACGAGTGTTTTCTCGACAGACATGTCTGCCCAAGGTGGCGGTTGGGCAGATGGCTGGTCGGGCTTGAAAATCAAACTGGATCTGGCTCATGCAAACGGTAACCGCATCGTCGATCTGCAGCTGAAAGATGAAGGACGCGCGCTGATACCCGATGAAATGGTTACGGTTACAGGTTGTTCGCGGCCATTTGATACCAAGGCTGATACGACCTTATGCAGTTATGACGGTTTTGAGTCAGTCGATGTGCTAACAAATCCTGCTACAAGAAAAGAATGGACGGCGATAGATTTATTTGTTTATGGATTGCAGAACGGTCTGATCGATAAGCAGGTGCGACATGATATAGAAGATGTACATCACACCAAAATGTGGCCGCAGAATGAATTCGTGCAGCCGCTTAGGGGTGTTGGAGAAGGTGGCGAATAG
- a CDS encoding outer membrane lipoprotein-sorting protein: MKKFNQFNKGMIMYKLLAILALIVPVSAVAQTTQEKGLAIAKQQDAKNSGFKDYTNDIVMTLKNAQGQESVDYLHSMTLEVTAAGEGDKSKLVFDKPADVKGTAMLTYSHGLQPDDQWLFLPAVKRVKRLNSNNKSGPFMGSEFAYEDLSSPVVEKFSYNWLRDEACGEWQCYVVERTPRYEYSGYVRQVTWIDTKELRTVKIDYYDRKNELLKTLTQSGFKLYKGKFWRAETGKMVNHITGKSTVMVSSNFQFGTGLTAAGFEPNSLQDTH, translated from the coding sequence GTGAAAAAATTTAATCAATTTAATAAAGGGATGATTATGTATAAGTTATTGGCAATATTGGCATTAATTGTACCTGTGAGTGCCGTTGCACAAACGACGCAGGAAAAAGGCCTGGCGATCGCGAAGCAGCAGGACGCAAAAAATAGCGGATTTAAAGACTACACCAACGATATCGTCATGACCTTGAAAAATGCGCAAGGCCAGGAGTCGGTGGACTACCTGCATTCGATGACCCTGGAAGTTACAGCTGCCGGGGAGGGCGACAAGAGCAAACTTGTGTTTGATAAGCCTGCCGATGTGAAGGGGACGGCCATGCTAACTTATAGCCACGGTCTGCAACCGGATGATCAGTGGCTGTTCCTGCCTGCGGTGAAACGTGTTAAGCGTTTGAATTCTAATAACAAGTCAGGCCCGTTCATGGGCAGTGAATTCGCTTATGAAGATTTGAGTTCACCTGTCGTGGAGAAATTTTCTTACAACTGGCTGCGTGATGAGGCATGCGGTGAATGGCAATGTTATGTTGTTGAACGCACTCCTCGCTATGAGTATTCGGGATACGTTCGTCAGGTTACCTGGATAGATACCAAGGAATTGCGTACGGTCAAGATTGATTACTATGACCGTAAGAATGAGTTGCTGAAAACCCTGACTCAAAGTGGATTCAAGCTTTATAAAGGGAAATTCTGGCGTGCCGAGACCGGCAAGATGGTCAATCATATCACCGGAAAAAGCACCGTTATGGTTTCCAGTAATTTCCAGTTCGGCACCGGGTTGACAGCAGCCGGATTCGAGCCCAATTCATTGCAGGATACACATTGA
- a CDS encoding c-type cytochrome, with the protein MTRLIYSLIALSGLIAQTGSATELQQGEVRPAAYDARANIPTGLTREKAIRQIPAINPGEYFVPPEVGDIPTSKYGDMVKLGRNIFIDTQHYAKRYVGNGLNCSNCHLQEGRKPFAGPLWAAYPMYPEFRNKTRDVVTYEKRVQDCFRFSMNGIAPTLDSPEIKAITAYSHWLSKGAPINKELPGRGFARLSKPRDPTPVNGEKLYKENCASCHGIDGKGQKFANRGGYMFPPLWGGDSFNHGAGMSSVKDCAQFTKANMPLGKGWTLTDMEAWDVCTYIWLQDRPWDPRFGWFFNIFTPPTGGN; encoded by the coding sequence ATGACGCGATTGATTTATTCGTTGATAGCGCTTTCCGGATTAATTGCTCAGACCGGTTCGGCCACCGAATTGCAACAGGGTGAAGTCAGGCCTGCAGCATACGATGCCCGCGCCAACATTCCCACGGGATTGACCCGGGAAAAAGCCATTCGCCAAATTCCCGCGATTAATCCGGGCGAATATTTTGTTCCGCCTGAGGTTGGCGATATCCCCACAAGCAAATACGGTGATATGGTGAAACTGGGGCGGAATATCTTCATCGACACCCAGCATTATGCCAAGCGTTACGTGGGAAATGGCCTGAATTGCAGCAATTGCCATTTGCAGGAAGGGCGCAAGCCATTTGCCGGGCCGCTGTGGGCGGCTTATCCGATGTATCCCGAATTCCGTAATAAAACACGGGATGTAGTGACGTACGAAAAACGGGTTCAGGACTGTTTCAGATTCAGCATGAATGGGATTGCACCAACGTTGGATTCACCTGAAATCAAGGCGATAACCGCTTACTCGCATTGGCTTTCGAAAGGCGCGCCAATTAACAAGGAATTGCCTGGCCGCGGATTTGCACGGTTAAGCAAGCCCAGGGATCCGACCCCGGTAAATGGCGAAAAATTGTACAAGGAAAATTGCGCAAGCTGTCATGGCATTGATGGCAAAGGGCAAAAGTTTGCCAATCGAGGTGGATACATGTTCCCGCCTTTGTGGGGAGGGGATTCTTTCAATCACGGTGCCGGAATGAGTTCGGTCAAGGATTGCGCGCAGTTTACCAAGGCCAATATGCCTTTGGGCAAAGGCTGGACTCTTACCGATATGGAAGCCTGGGATGTCTGTACCTACATCTGGCTGCAGGACCGACCGTGGGATCCGCGTTTTGGCTGGTTCTTTAATATATTTACACCGCCTACCGGCGGTAATTGA
- a CDS encoding RND family transporter, which yields MKNNFAMRFGYGVIKYRWMVVLLTIIIAVIAGLGMKKLTMSGDYKVFFKADNPQLVAFEALQKTYTKSDNIMFVLAPKNGDVFTRKNLAAVIWLTDKAWKMPYSSRVDSVTNYQNSTADGDTLNVRDLVSKPETLTEANLKSIREIAVHDPLLEKRIISPSGHVTGVNVTFQLPDRTKAKAIQVSVAKARELKREFEARYPDMEVYLTGVVMMNAAFLEATRDDMRTLVPIMMAVVVVMLLITLRSVAGTALIMLSIVLSIAVTMGLGGWYGIIMSAPLATAPLAIMIMAIADGVHVLSHYGHSVRHGMPREEAMAESIGSNLGAMFLTNILSAIGYASMVFSEVPPFQTLGVVVAVGIVVGFLISVVLIPAAMIILPGRVSQVHSREDEKITLMERYTEFFLAHRNKMLAGSLLVTLVLGTFITRNEFNDSFHKYFAESTEFRQATDFTLKNLTGVYLIDYSLSSGHPEYVNDPAFLQKVNEFAQWYRQQPEVLHVNTFTDIMKRLNKNMHGDDPAYYNLPDERALAAQYLLLYEMSLPYGLDLNDQINLDKSSTRFTVTLKAVSSNEMIAVEERANQWLKANGLEIIQTTGGSGAGMMFAHIGKENGKSMMIGNIWQIVLISALIVFAVRSFKLGVISLIPNLMPAVMAYGVWGIAVGEINMAVSMVGGISLGIVVDDTVHFLSKYLQGRRELGFDAEKSIRYAFDLAGVPMWISTFILVAGFLVLATSPFSMNADMGILTAITITFAAFAEAFMLPGLLLLVDRSEKI from the coding sequence ATGAAAAATAATTTTGCAATGCGCTTTGGCTACGGCGTGATCAAATATCGTTGGATGGTCGTTTTGTTAACGATCATTATCGCCGTAATTGCCGGCTTGGGCATGAAAAAACTAACCATGAGCGGGGATTACAAGGTCTTTTTCAAGGCTGATAATCCGCAACTGGTGGCATTCGAGGCATTACAAAAAACTTATACAAAAAGTGACAACATCATGTTTGTGCTCGCGCCCAAAAATGGTGACGTCTTTACCCGGAAAAATCTGGCTGCAGTCATCTGGTTAACGGATAAGGCATGGAAAATGCCGTATTCGTCGCGTGTCGATTCCGTCACCAACTATCAGAACAGTACCGCAGACGGCGATACGCTGAATGTCCGGGATCTGGTATCGAAACCGGAAACGCTGACAGAGGCAAATTTAAAAAGTATTCGGGAAATCGCGGTGCATGACCCGTTGCTGGAAAAACGGATTATTTCCCCAAGTGGCCATGTCACTGGCGTGAATGTGACTTTCCAGTTGCCCGACAGGACCAAGGCCAAGGCGATTCAAGTGAGCGTTGCCAAGGCGCGTGAACTGAAGCGTGAATTTGAAGCCCGTTATCCGGATATGGAAGTGTATCTGACGGGTGTGGTGATGATGAACGCGGCATTTCTGGAAGCAACACGCGATGATATGCGCACGCTGGTTCCCATCATGATGGCGGTAGTGGTTGTGATGCTGCTAATCACTTTGCGCAGCGTAGCGGGTACGGCCCTGATCATGCTCAGTATCGTATTGTCAATTGCAGTCACTATGGGATTGGGTGGATGGTACGGCATAATCATGTCGGCGCCGCTGGCAACTGCACCATTGGCGATCATGATCATGGCCATTGCGGATGGCGTGCACGTTCTGTCGCATTACGGCCATTCGGTGCGTCATGGGATGCCGCGCGAAGAAGCCATGGCTGAGAGTATCGGCTCCAATTTGGGAGCGATGTTCCTGACCAATATCCTGTCCGCAATTGGTTATGCCAGCATGGTCTTCAGCGAAGTGCCGCCATTCCAGACGCTGGGTGTGGTAGTGGCTGTCGGCATCGTCGTGGGCTTTCTGATTTCAGTGGTGCTGATTCCGGCAGCCATGATTATTTTGCCGGGGCGTGTCAGTCAGGTGCATTCGCGCGAAGACGAGAAGATCACCTTGATGGAGCGTTATACCGAATTTTTCCTGGCGCATCGTAACAAGATGCTGGCTGGGAGTCTTCTGGTCACCCTTGTATTGGGTACCTTCATAACTCGTAACGAATTTAACGATTCGTTCCATAAATATTTCGCAGAAAGCACCGAGTTCCGGCAGGCAACCGATTTCACGCTAAAAAACCTCACGGGCGTGTACCTGATTGACTATTCCCTGTCTTCCGGACATCCAGAATATGTAAATGATCCCGCGTTCCTGCAAAAAGTGAATGAATTTGCCCAATGGTATCGCCAACAGCCTGAAGTGCTGCACGTCAATACCTTCACTGACATTATGAAGCGGCTCAACAAGAATATGCATGGAGACGATCCTGCTTATTACAATTTGCCGGATGAGCGGGCACTGGCCGCGCAGTATCTGCTGTTATATGAAATGTCCCTGCCTTATGGGCTGGACTTGAATGATCAGATCAATCTGGACAAATCTTCCACGCGTTTCACCGTGACATTGAAAGCAGTGAGTTCCAACGAAATGATCGCTGTGGAAGAGCGCGCCAATCAATGGTTAAAGGCTAACGGTCTGGAAATTATCCAAACGACGGGAGGCTCGGGGGCAGGCATGATGTTTGCTCATATCGGTAAGGAAAATGGCAAGAGCATGATGATCGGAAATATCTGGCAGATCGTGCTGATTTCCGCGCTTATTGTGTTTGCAGTACGTTCATTCAAGTTGGGCGTCATCAGTCTGATTCCTAACTTGATGCCTGCGGTCATGGCTTATGGGGTGTGGGGTATCGCTGTAGGGGAAATCAATATGGCTGTGTCCATGGTAGGTGGTATTTCACTTGGCATCGTCGTTGACGATACGGTTCATTTTTTGAGCAAGTATTTACAGGGACGCCGCGAGCTGGGGTTCGACGCTGAAAAAAGCATACGTTATGCATTCGATCTGGCCGGTGTCCCCATGTGGATCTCGACTTTTATTCTGGTAGCGGGATTCCTGGTGCTGGCCACATCGCCGTTTAGCATGAATGCGGATATGGGGATTCTGACTGCGATTACGATCACGTTTGCGGCTTTCGCAGAAGCGTTCATGCTGCCGGGTTTGTTGTTGCTGGTAGACCGTAGTGAAAAAATTTAA